The Aulosira sp. FACHB-615 genome contains the following window.
TTTGTGTGAGCGATCGCAGTGCGACTGGTTGATGTATTTGGTAATGATGCCAGTGCAACAGTAGAAGTGAAGTAACAATGATAGATTTAACGACTTTTCATACCTGTCTTGCTCAACCTAACGCTCGTGGTTATGAGCTAGATGACAAGCAAAAGGAAGCAGTTGAGTATAGTGGAGGTTCTTTATGGCTGTTAGCAGGCCCAGGTTCTGGAAAAAGCGAAGTGTTGGTTACACGCACTTTAAAGTTACTCTGTGTAGATAACGTTAAACCGCGCTCTATCTTACTAACAACTTTTACTCAAAAAGCAGCACGTAATCTTGAAGATCGCCTTGCAAGTTATTTGGTGGCACTTCAGAAAGCAGATTCTAGCCTTCAATCAGTAGATTTAGCTGACATAAGGATAGGAACATTACATAGTTTGTGCAATGATATTCTTCAAGAATACCGTTATGAAGAATACCAAAATGTACGTTTGCTAGATCAGGTTGAGCAAGATTTATTTGTTTACCGTTATGCTTCAATAGCAAATTACCAAGATTTAAATTTCTGGACACAATTTGCTCATACTGTTCCTGATTGGCGGAATAAAGATTATTATCCTAGCAAGTGGAAACGTGCCAAGGCAGCAGTAACTCTTTTCAATCACATTGTCGAAGATCATGTTGATGTAGATAAAATGCTTCTAGCTGGAGATAATTGGGCAACACTAGCAGATTTTTATCAACAGTATACTCAAGAGTTACAAAACAAGTACAGATGTGATTTTGCTCATCTTCAAGGTTGTTTTCTTAGGTTTTTAACCTCTGCTGCTGGAAAAAGATTTTTAGAAGGAGATGGAGAAAACCAACCTCCTCTGCTGCATATCCTTGTTGACGAATATCAAGATACCAACCCGATTCAAGAAAGAATTTACTTAGCTCTTGCTAATCAAACTTCACATAGTATTACTGTAGTAGGAGATGACGATCAAGCACTATATCGATTCCGAGGTGGGAATGTGTCTTGCATGGTCAATTTTGACAAAGCTTGCATCGCAGCGTTGGGCGTATCTCCGAAGAAATACGCGAATACTTTAATGAAGTTCAAGAAGCACAGAAGGATAAAAAAACAGTTCCATTACCACCAAGTAATATTATTAAATACTTCCTTCAGGTTGAAAATGGACTGAATAGTAAAGGAATTTTAGCTATTA
Protein-coding sequences here:
- a CDS encoding UvrD-helicase domain-containing protein; the encoded protein is MIDLTTFHTCLAQPNARGYELDDKQKEAVEYSGGSLWLLAGPGSGKSEVLVTRTLKLLCVDNVKPRSILLTTFTQKAARNLEDRLASYLVALQKADSSLQSVDLADIRIGTLHSLCNDILQEYRYEEYQNVRLLDQVEQDLFVYRYASIANYQDLNFWTQFAHTVPDWRNKDYYPSKWKRAKAAVTLFNHIVEDHVDVDKMLLAGDNWATLADFYQQYTQELQNKYRCDFAHLQGCFLRFLTSAAGKRFLEGDGENQPPLLHILVDEYQDTNPIQERIYLALANQTSHSITVVGDDDQALYRFRGGNVSCMVNFDKACIAALGVSPKKYANTLMKFKKHRRIKKQFHYHQVILLNTSFRLKMD